One segment of Ziziphus jujuba cultivar Dongzao chromosome 12, ASM3175591v1 DNA contains the following:
- the LOC107428482 gene encoding alpha-L-fucosidase 3, translating into MGSHMLMCGLTLTTLFSMISVSMADDKSVCNFPAIFNFGDSNSDTGGLSAAFGQAPPPHGESYFHHPAGRYCDGRVIIDFIAQKLGLPLLSAYLDSVGTNFSHGANFATAGSTVRPQNTTLRQGGFSPISLDVQFVEFCEFQNRTQTFRAQNEVFKSLLPPAEYFNDALYTFDIGQNDLTSGYFSNMSVTEVKAYIPDVLLQLSNTIRYIYARGGRYFWIHNTGPVGCLPYVIDRLLVRTPDVDAAGCATPFNEVAQVFNEGLKQSVMELRKELPLAALTYVDVYTLKYEMFTNPSKHGFVDPLRACCGHGGKYNYNANIGCGAMKNVNGTQIMIGKACKDPGVKVIWDGVHFTQAANKFITEHIETGAFSDPPIPLKMACLRNPPTSH; encoded by the exons ATGGGGTCACACATGCTAATGTGTGGTCTCACTCTCACTACTTTGTTTTCCATGATATCCGTGAGCATGGCCGATGATAAAAGTGTATGTAACTTTCCGGCAATATTTAACTTTGGAGACTCAAACTCCGATACCGGTGGTTTATCTGCAGCTTTTGGACAAGCCCCACCTCCTCATGGCGAATCATATTTCCACCACCCTGCTGGTCGTTACTGTGATGGTCGTGTTATCATAGATTTCATAg CTCAGAAGCTTGGATTGCCATTGCTAAGTGCTTATTTAGATTCTGTGGGCACCAACTTCAGCCATGGAGCCAACTTTGCCACAGCAGGTTCAACCGTGAGACCCCAAAACACAACTCTCCGCCAGGGCGGTTTCAGTCCCATCTCTTTGGACGTTCAATTCGTTGAGTTCTGTGAATTCCAGAATAGAACTCAAACTTTCCGTGCCCAAA ATGAAGTTTTCAAAAGCCTATTGCCTCCCGCAGAATATTTCAATGACGCATTGTACACATTTGATATTGGTCAGAACGACTTAACATCAGGTTACTTCTCTAACATGTCAGTCACTGAAGTTAAAGCATACATTCCTGATGTACTTCTACAGCTCTCTAACACCATAAGG TATATATATGCTAGAGGAGGGAGATACTTTTGGATACACAATACAGGTCCAGTAGGATGTTTACCATATGTGATTGATCGGCTGCTGGTCAGAACACCAGACGTTGACGCTGCTGGTTGTGCCACACCTTTCAATGAAGTTGCACAGGTTTTCAACGAAGGATTAAAGCAATCCGTGATGGAATTGCGAAAGGAATTACCATTGGCTGCTCTCACTTATGTTGATGTCTATACTCTCAAATACGAAATGTTTACCAACCCATCAAAGCATG GGTTTGTGGACCCACTGCGAGCATGTTGTGGACACGGTGGGAAGTATAATTACAATGCTAACATTGGATGTGGAGCAATGAAAAATGTGAATGGGACACAAATTATGATTGGAAAGGCTTGCAAAGATCCAGGGGTTAAAGTGATTTGGGATGGTGTTCATTTTACACAAGCAGCTAACAAATTCATCACTGAACATATTGAAACCGGTGCATTTTCAGACCCTCCAATTCCCTTGAAAATGGCTTGCCTTCGGAACCCACCCACTTCCCATTGA
- the LOC107428485 gene encoding GDSL esterase/lipase At3g26430, translating to MILFLYIYIYICILIFRLYWHYKPILSSSSLSLFWLSPMESRYSSSVFLFLLWVVLSFPSSTFGLRSCHFPAIFNFGDSNSDTGGLSAAFGQAPHPNGVTYFHTPSGRYSDGRLVIDFIAESLGLPYLSAYLDSVGSNFSHGANFATAGSTIRPQNTTISQSGYSPISLNVQFIQFSDFHRRTQIFLKKGELFKKLLPKEDSFSQALYTFDIGQNDLTAGYKLNLTTEQVKAYVPDVLSQLYNTIKNVYGQGGRSFWIHNTGPVGCLPYILDRYLVTAAQIDKYGCATPFNEVAQYFNIRLKALVAQLRKDLPEAAITYVDVYSVKYTLISQAKKYGFKLPLVACCGHGGKYNFNNNMRCGSKKTIKGKEVLIAKSCSNPSVRINWDGIHFTEAANKWIFEQISDGSFSDPPIPLKMACHRMDL from the exons atgattttatttctttatatatatatatatatatgcatattaatcTTCAGACTTTATTGGCATTACAAACCAAttctttcatcttcttctctatctctcttttGGCTCTCTCCAATGGAGTCTCGCTACTCGAGCAgtgtttttctctttctcctGTGGGTGGTGTTGTCATTTCCAAGTTCCACCTTCGGTTTGAGGTCCTGCCATTTTCCGGCAATTTTCAACTTCGGAGACTCGAATTCCGACACCGGAGGTCTGTCGGCAGCATTTGGACAAGCACCACATCCAAACGGAGTTACATATTTCCACACCCCATCTGGACGCTATTCTGATGGCCGTCTGGTCATTGACTTCatag CGGAGAGCTTGGGATTGCCCTACCTTAGTGCTTATTTAGACTCGGTGGGTTCAAACTTTAGCCATGGAGCCAATTTTGCCACAGCTGGATCAACCATTAGACCTCAAAACACTACCATTTCACAGAGTGGATATAGTCCAATTTCATTGAATGTGCAATTTATTCAATTCTCAGATTTTCATAGGAGAACACAAATTTTCCTGAAAAAAG GAgaattatttaagaaattgttGCCGAAGGAAGATAGTTTTTCTCAAGCCCTATATACCTTTGATATTGGCCAAAATGATCTCACTGCTGGTTACAAACTTAACTTGACCACTGAACAAGTTAAGGCATATGTTCCTGATGTTCTGAGCCAGTTATATAATACCATTAAG aatgtgtatggtcAAGGAGGAAGATCATTTTGGATACACAATACAGGCCCTGTCGGCTGTCTGCCCTACATTTTAGACCGGTATCTTGTCACAGCAGCCCAAATTGATAAATATGGATGTGCCACTCCATTCAATGAAGTGGCCCAATATTTTAACATCAGATTAAAAGCACTAGTGGCCCAACTTAGGAAAGATCTCCCTGAGGCTGCAATCACCTATGTGGACGTCTATTCAGTCAAGTACACCCTTATCAGCCAAGCCAAAAAATATG GATTTAAGCTGCCCCTTGTAGCATGTTGTGGTCACGGTGGAAAGTACAATTTCAATAACAACATGAGGTGTGGAAGCAAGAAAACAATCAAAGGAAAAGAAGTTTTGATCGCCAAATCATGCAGCAATCCAAGTGTCAGGATTAATTGGGATGGGATCCACTTCACAGAGGCTGCTAACAAGTGGATATTTGAACAAATTTCTGATGGATCATTTTCAGATCCACCAATTCCATTGAAGATGGCATGTCACAGAATGGacctatga
- the LOC107428455 gene encoding uncharacterized protein LOC107428455, whose amino-acid sequence MIVAMDLNGSPILQPKEERRRRLKRDRDHESQPREHHVFDKSSKLALPPGWLDCPAFGEEICYMVPSKVPLSEAYNDRIPPGGRYSFKQVHHHQRVLGRTLGLVIDLTNTKRYYPTQDLNKDGIKHVKIPCKGRDSVPDNSSVNHFVYEVSKFIPCRQNHKYGILVHCTHGHNRTGYMIVHFLMRTRSISLTEAIGVFAQARPPGIYKKDYIDALYAFYHERKPQMSICPPTPQWKGSSSDLDNDNDDDGVPASPLCGTHDSDSNSVMMTNDDVLGDEIPWEQQDAFRKFCYQSLKLGVGARGNSASQFPGSHPVSLNSDNLQLLRQQYYYATWKADGTRYMMLITIDGCYLIDRNFNFRRAHMRFPLADQKSHHHHNHHYTLLDGEMVIDTLPDSHKQERRYLIYDMMVVNNVSVIERPFHERWMMLEKQVIVPRRNERVKLRDSCYRYELEPFRVRRKDFWLLTTVNKLLKEFIPRKLSHDADGLIFQGWDDPYVPRTHQGLLKWKYAKMNSVDFLFQIGDDDDRHHLLFLYERGKKKLMEGNYKVEFKGGLDPSSYAGKIIECCLDFEKQKWEFMRVRTDKSTPNDFNTYKKVMRSIKDNITEDFLLDEIKQIINLPMYHHRIQIDKKANFA is encoded by the coding sequence ATGATTGTTGCTATGGACTTAAATGGTTCACCAATACTCCAACCCAAAGAAGAAAGGCGTAGACGTTTGAAAAGAGACCGAGACCATGAATCTCAACCACGTGAACACCATGTGTTTGATAAAAGTAGTAAGTTAGCTTTGCCCCCTGGTTGGCTGGATTGCCCTGCATTTGGTGAAGAAATTTGCTACATGGTACCTTCAAAGGTTCCACTCAGTGAAGCATATAATGATAGGATTCCACCTGGTGGAAGATATTCATTCAAACAGGTTCATCATCATCAAAGGGTTCTAGGAAGAACACTGGGTTTGGTCATCGATTTGACAAATACTAAGCGTTATTACCCTACTCAGGATTTGAATAAAGATGGTATTAAGCACGTTAAGATTCCGTGCAAAGGCAGAGACTCTGTACCTGATAATTCGTCTGTTAACCACTTTGTGTATGAGGTTTCAAAATTCATTCCTTGTCGTCAGAATCACAAGTACGGTATTCTTGTGCATTGTACACATGGCCACAATCGCACTGGATATATGATTGTTCACTTCCTTATGAGAACTCGGTCTATTTCTCTAACTGAGGCAATTGGAGTATTTGCTCAAGCACGCCCTCCGGGTATCTACAAAAAGGACTACATTGATGCATTATATGCATTTTATCATGAAAGAAAGCCTCAAATGTCCATTTGCCCACCAACCCCACAATGGAAGGGGTCTAGTTCTGATCTTGATAATGATAACGATGATGATGGAGTTCCAGCTTCTCCTTTGTGCGGGACACATGATTCGGATTCGAACTCAGTGATGATGACGAATGATGATGTTTTGGGAGATGAGATACCTTGGGAGCAGCAAGATGCATTCAGGAAGTTCTGCTATCAATCACTTAAGTTGGGTGTTGGAGCAAGAGGGAATAGTGCTAGTCAATTTCCAGGATCACACCCAGTTTCTCTTAATAGCGACAATTTACAATTGCTGAGGCAACAATATTATTATGCAACATGGAAAGCTGATGGTACAAGATATATGATGCTAATTACAATAGATGGTTGCTATTTGATTGATAGGAATTTTAACTTTAGGAGGGCTCATATGAGATTTCCTTTAGCTGATCAGAaatctcatcatcatcataatcatcatTATACATTACTTGATGGGGAGATGGTAATTGATACATTACCAGATTCACACAAGCAAGAGAGAAGATACCTTATCTATGATATGATGGTGGTTAACAATGTATCTGTAATAGAGCGGCCTTTCCATGAAAGATGGATGATGCTTGAGAAACAAGTAATTGTCCCTCGCCGAAATGAACGAGTCAAATTGAGGGATAGTTGTTATAGATATGAATTGGAACCGTTTAGGGTGAGAAGGAAGGATTTTTGGTTGCTAACAACTGTTAACAAGCTTTTGAAGGAATTCATTCCGAGGAAGCTATCACATGATGCAGATGGCCTTATATTTCAAGGCTGGGATGATCCGTATGTTCCACGCACTCATCAAGGCCTTCTGAAATGGAAATATGCTAAGATGAACTCCGTTGATTTTCTATTTCAgattggtgatgatgatgatcgtcatcatttactttttctttatgAACGAGGAAAGAAGAAACTGATGGAAGGAAATTATAAGGTTGAATTTAAAGGTGGTTTAGATCCATCTTCCTATGCGGGGAAAATCATCGAGTGTTGtttggattttgaaaaacaGAAGTGGGAGTTCATGAGGGTCAGGACAGATAAATCGACTCCAAATGATTTTAACACTTACAAGAAGGTCATGCGAAGCATAAAGGATAACATCACAGAGGATTTCTTGTTGGATGAGATTAAACAGATCATTAACCTGCCAATGTATCATCATAGAATTCAGATTGACAAGAAAGCCAATTTCGCCTAA
- the LOC125424117 gene encoding casein kinase 1-like protein HD16 has product MPDLRSGVRRSKRVNNVQENPAVIVPPTRPGVAKGPTGRGRGRGTRAMNQGKNAKPIGAGVGGQGHTGLDLPIGKLVAVRDELVAQKSAEKLAAAEDEGSTSPLPERVLFWPFCSYLHIANFISVASCFVLFCPFIY; this is encoded by the exons ATGCCAGATCTAAGAAGTGGAGTTCGGCGATCAAAGAGAGTTAATAATGTGCAGGAGAATCCTGCTGTTATAGTTCCACCTACTCGCCCTGGTGTTGCAAAAG GGCCAACTGGTAGAGGTAGAGGAAGAGGGACCAGAGCTATGAATCAAGGTAAGAATGCCAAGCCAATTGGTGCTGGAGTTGGTGGACAGGGACACACAGGATTGGACTTGCCAATCGGAAAGTTGGTTGCTGTTCGTGATGAATTGGTTGCTCAGAAAAGTGCAGAAAAGTTGGCTGCTGCTGAGGATGAGGGAAGCACAAGTCCACTTCCTGAAAGGGTACTATTTTGGCCTTTCTGCTCTTATCTGCATATTGCAAATTTTATTTCTGTTGCTTCTTGTTTTGTCCTGTTTTGtccatttatatattga
- the LOC107428506 gene encoding uncharacterized protein LOC107428506 translates to MHDSIVIPACFTSGERPIGEPSTMIRSGQSAFMSVYRTKIAGQCRLITVTWCKNLLLHGLSVSVQGQDEEEQYRCKVELKPWYFWRKQGSKQFTVDGRTVDVVWDLKAAKFNGETEPQSDYYVAIVCQEEVVLLVGDMKKDAFRKTGCRPSLIEPILVSRKEHLFGKRKFCTRMKFHMRENFHEIMIECNNSSSISSADQSGYDPELEVKIDGKLVLHVKHLHWKFRGNESVYVGKTKVEVYWDVHDWLFSSGLRHGMFIFSPETSSSSSSSSSLSDPSSAPLSTLINTESGDDNNENVDGSSRYSLFVYAWKME, encoded by the coding sequence ATGCATGATTCAATCGTAATTCCTGCTTGTTTTACATCCGGTGAGCGGCCAATTGGTGAGCCATCTACTATGATCAGGTCAGGACAGAGTGCATTCATGTCAGTGTATCGGACAAAGATTGCTGGTCAGTGCCGTCTCATCACCGTCACTTGGTGCAAGAACTTGCTGCTTCATGGCTTATCAGTTTCAGTTCAAGGACAAGATGAAGAAGAGCAGTATCGATGCAAAGTTGAGCTAAAACCATGGTATTTTTGGAGGAAACAAGGCTCCAAGCAATTTACAGTTGATGGAAGAACAGTTGATGTTGTATGGGACCTGAAAGCTGCGAAATTCAACGGCGAGACAGAGCCGCAATCTGATTACTATGTTGCCATTGTTTGCCAAGAAGAGGTCGTTTTACTTGTCGGTGATATGAAGAAAGATGCTTTCAGAAAAACAGGTTGCAGACCATCACTGATAGAGCCTATTTTGGTGTCGAGGAAGGAACATTTATTTGGTAAAAGGAAGTTCTGTACAAGAATGAAATTTCATATGAgagaaaatttccatgaaattatgATCGAATGCAACAACAGCAGCAGTATCAGCAGCGCAGATCAAAGCGGGTATGATCCAGAATTGGAGGTGAAGATTGATGGGAAACTAGTTCTTCATGTTAAGCATCTCCATTGGAAATTTAGAGGTAATGAATCGGTTTATGTAGGCAAAACTAAAGTGGAAGTTTATTGGGATGTTCATGATTGGCTGTTCAGCTCTGGTCTAAGACATGGTATGTTCATATTTAGTCCAGaaacttcatcatcatcatcatcatcttcttcattaTCTGATCCATCATCAGCTCCATTGTCAACATTGATTAATACAGAATCAGGAGATGATAATAATGAAAATGTTGATGGGTCATCTAGATATTCCTTGTTTGTGTATGCTTGGAAGATGGAGTAA
- the LOC107428505 gene encoding probable protein phosphatase 2C 14 — protein sequence MVTSTETSVSCTNSTDAMANSTGSSSSSSSTTTTSLKRKRPPMIAIPNVLQEIQVDRLQDRLPHNNAISVDGVGVGVFSLKGKKKFMEDTHKIVTSLQGNSKKSFFGVYDGHGGKKAAEFVAKNLHNNILEMMENCMEKEEAVRAGYLRTDQDFLKQGIGSGACCVTALIDGQEVVISNLGDCRAVLSRDGVAEALTKDHRAEQEDERKRIEKKGGYVEIHHGAWRVHGILSVSRSIGDAHLKDWVLAEPDTKILQLTSDMEFLVLASDGLWEEVGNQEAVDLVKRLCPVEKNLGSSLDCLTSNDDDHGCVNISPSSKLRRISLVKQPKGMSQSPIYKRTFNSWKDCENIFVSEDESSPSKSRRILLAKQIKTKIESPTKENGDHKKRHTSGGLMDESSGDSPNDNADNYCRVSVSPLRRILLPRGIGESPIYKTLGGWKDSENESPPLKSQRLSLVKRVNTKIESPTKENSGYRTTPASVGLVDACKELANLAVSRGSLDDITVMIIDLKHFGSKSTCGGLA from the exons atggTGACGAGCACAGAAACCTCTGTTTCTTGTACCAACTCTACTGACGCCATGGCCAATTCGactggttcttcttcttcttcttcttctacaacTACTACTTCTCTGAAGCGGAAACGACCCCCAATGATTGCAATCCCAAACGTCTTGCAGGAAATTCAAGTCGATAGGCTCCAAGATCGATTGCCGCATAACAATGCCATTTCTGTCGATGGTGTTGGAGTCGGGGTTTTCTCACTCAAAGGCAAGAAAAAATTCATGGAAGATACTCACAAGATTGTAACTTCTTTACAAGGAAACtccaaaaaa AGCTTTTTTGGGGTTTATGATGGACATGGCGGTAAGAAGGCAGCGGAATTTGTCGCGAAGAATTTGCACAATAATATTCTTGAAATGATGGAGAATTGTATGGAGAAGGAAGAGGCTGTTAGAGCTGGGTATCTAAGGACAGACCAGGATTTCTTGAAGCAG GGTATAGGTAGTGGCGCCTGTTGCGTCACAGCCTTGATTGATGGGCAGGAGGTTGTTATTTCGAACTTGGGAGATTGCCGGGCCGTTCTTTCTAGAGATGGAGTAGCCGAAGCTCTTACAAAAGATCACCGGGCTGAACAGGAAGATGAACGAAAAAGAATAGAGAAAAAG GGTGGATACGTGGAGATCCATCATGGAGCATGGAGAGTCCATGGGATACTTTCTGTTTCTAGAAGCATTGGAGATGCTCATTTGAAGGATTGGGTTTTGGCTGAACCTGATACAAAAATCCTGCAGCTGACTTCAGACATGGAATTTCTTGTTTTAGCCTCAGATGGACTGTGGGAAGAG GTTGGCAACCAAGAAGCCGTTGATCTCGTGAAACGATTATGCCCAGTTGAGAAAAATTTGGGATCCTCTTTAGATTGTCTGACAAGTAATGATGATGACCATGGATGTGTTAACATTAGTCCTTCATCAAAGTTACGGAGGATTTCTTTGGTTAAGCAACCCAAAGGGATGAGTCAGTCTCCAATCTACAAGAGGACCTTTAATAGCTGGAAAGattgtgaaaatatatttgtcagTGAAGATGAAAGTTCTCCATCCAAGTCACGAAGAATATTACTGGCCAAGCAAATCAAGACAAAGATTGAATCTCCCACTAAAGAGAATGGTGACCATAAGAAGAGACATACATCTGGTGGACTCATGGATGAATCCTCAGGAGATTCCCCGAACGATAATGCTGACAACTATTGCCGTGTCAGTGTGAGTCCATTACGGAGGATTTTGCTACCAAGAGGGATAGGTGAATCTCCAATCTACAAGACCCTTGGTGGCTGGAAAGATAGTGAAAATGAAAGTCCTCCATTGAAGTCGCAAAGATTATCATTGGTCAAGCGAGTCAACACAAAGATTGAATCCCCCACTAAAGAGAACAGTGGCTATAGGACGACACCTGCCTCTGTTGGACTTGTGGATGCTTGTAAGGAGCTTGCGAACCTTGCTGTGTCTAGGGGTAGTTTGGATGATATTACTGTGATGATAATTGATCTAAAACATTTTGGGAGCAAAAGCACGTGTGGTGGGTTAGCCTAG